From a single Candidatus Poribacteria bacterium genomic region:
- the glyS gene encoding glycine--tRNA ligase subunit beta, which translates to MTLQEIILALEKFWADHGCIIQQPCDIEVGAGTFNAATFLRCLGPEPWRVAYVEPVRRPTDGRYAENPFRLGAYYQYQVILKPAPENVLPLYLESLYSLGISPQKNDIRFVEDDWESPTLGASGLGWEVWWNGAEVTQFTYFQQMGSIDLDPICAEITYGLERIALYLQDVDNFFDIRWNEHLNYGDVHRQSEVEYSIYNFERADVDMLFELFSTYEKETHACLDAGLVLPATDHVLKCSHTFNMLDARGVISVTERVSYIERVRRLAQRIARAYVKQREEMEHPLIGRFNTETTSTAVGAVSNRTESDKEQDTADLLFEIGTEEIPASYVPPVLEQLREIATESLTNHRIPFGEVQTLGTPRRITLSIKDVKTLQESQETEVVGPPRRIAYDENGEPTKAAIGFAKTQGVDLTALRIVETERGEYVAASKLETGVPTQEILQTLLTEWIEALRFPKTMRWETNSEEPRAFARFARPIRWLVALLGDAVIDYTYGAAHAGRLTYGHRSLHPEPITLTSADLDTYIEKLRAVDVVVCPMERRNTIEKQVRDVFEVEGCLPILDEELLDTVNYLVENPQPIVGNFSESHLEIPSEVLITAMKKHQRYFPMWKSESVLAAKFITISNGTDGNIDGVRHGNERVLHARLNDAEFFYSEDQKTSLADKVERLGAVIFHAKLGSLLDKADRLKALVQFIGTELRISETTIGHAERAAWLCKADLTTQMVIEFPSLQGITGKYYAHNSGEAEPIATAIAEHYQPLGADTPLPETEVGALVAIADKLDTIVGYFGIEERPTGSQDPYSLRRHALGTIRILRDRGLLLSLDIVVDKVISLYTVELADDTRTSVLNFIKERLRVILLQTHQYAPDLADAVLAVGAVDIIDILKRASTLAEFRLTPNFEEVYNALNRVLRILPPDAPETVDAALLHDNAEKQLFACITEAELGFQQSIQERDYAKLLTQLAALQPAIDTFFDDVLVMAEEPTLRANRLALLNQIGRNIYAVADLTKLVIAGN; encoded by the coding sequence ATGACTCTTCAAGAAATAATTTTAGCGTTAGAGAAATTTTGGGCAGATCACGGGTGCATCATCCAGCAACCCTGCGATATAGAGGTCGGCGCAGGCACATTTAACGCCGCAACATTTTTGCGATGTCTCGGTCCAGAGCCGTGGCGAGTGGCGTATGTAGAGCCTGTGCGCCGTCCGACTGACGGCAGATACGCAGAAAATCCTTTCCGTCTCGGGGCATATTACCAATATCAGGTGATACTCAAACCAGCGCCTGAGAATGTGCTTCCGCTCTACCTTGAGAGCCTTTATAGTCTTGGCATTTCACCCCAAAAGAACGACATCCGATTTGTGGAAGACGATTGGGAATCACCGACGCTCGGTGCCTCTGGACTCGGCTGGGAGGTCTGGTGGAACGGCGCAGAGGTCACACAGTTTACTTACTTCCAACAGATGGGGAGCATTGATCTCGATCCAATATGTGCTGAGATTACCTACGGACTTGAGCGCATCGCACTCTACTTACAGGATGTTGATAATTTTTTTGACATCCGTTGGAACGAACATCTTAATTACGGTGATGTCCACCGCCAGAGTGAGGTGGAGTACTCGATCTACAACTTTGAGCGTGCGGATGTAGACATGCTTTTTGAGTTATTTAGCACCTATGAGAAAGAGACCCACGCGTGCTTAGATGCGGGGTTAGTGCTACCGGCAACCGATCATGTCTTGAAATGCTCGCATACCTTCAACATGTTGGACGCACGTGGGGTCATCAGTGTCACAGAGCGGGTGAGTTACATTGAGCGCGTCCGACGACTTGCACAGCGGATAGCGCGCGCGTATGTCAAACAGCGTGAAGAGATGGAACACCCCCTCATAGGACGTTTTAACACAGAGACAACCTCCACCGCGGTAGGTGCGGTTTCTAACCGCACTGAATCTGACAAAGAACAAGACACCGCTGACCTCCTATTTGAAATCGGGACGGAAGAGATACCTGCGAGTTATGTTCCACCTGTCCTTGAACAACTACGTGAGATCGCCACTGAATCCCTTACGAACCACAGAATCCCGTTTGGCGAAGTTCAAACGCTCGGCACACCGCGCCGTATCACGCTCAGTATCAAGGACGTGAAGACGCTTCAGGAAAGCCAAGAGACAGAGGTCGTGGGACCCCCAAGACGTATCGCCTACGATGAAAACGGCGAACCAACAAAAGCCGCAATCGGTTTCGCAAAAACACAGGGTGTTGACTTGACAGCACTCCGCATTGTTGAAACGGAACGAGGCGAATATGTCGCTGCCTCCAAACTCGAAACGGGAGTCCCAACACAAGAGATCTTACAAACACTGTTAACGGAATGGATCGAAGCACTCCGTTTTCCCAAAACCATGCGTTGGGAGACCAACTCCGAAGAACCGCGTGCGTTCGCGCGCTTTGCGCGTCCGATTCGATGGCTCGTGGCGTTACTCGGAGATGCAGTTATTGACTACACTTACGGTGCCGCACACGCAGGACGGTTAACTTATGGGCATCGTTCCTTGCATCCTGAACCGATAACTTTAACTTCTGCCGACTTAGACACGTATATTGAAAAATTGCGAGCTGTTGATGTTGTTGTCTGTCCGATGGAGCGCAGAAACACAATTGAGAAGCAGGTGAGGGACGTTTTCGAGGTTGAGGGATGCCTTCCAATACTCGATGAAGAATTGTTGGATACGGTGAACTATCTCGTGGAGAATCCGCAACCGATCGTCGGCAATTTTAGTGAGTCGCATTTGGAAATACCGTCTGAGGTGCTGATTACCGCGATGAAGAAGCATCAACGCTATTTTCCGATGTGGAAAAGTGAGTCCGTCCTCGCCGCGAAGTTTATTACGATTTCCAACGGGACGGACGGCAATATTGACGGCGTTCGGCACGGGAATGAGCGCGTCCTTCACGCCAGACTCAACGATGCAGAGTTCTTCTACAGCGAGGACCAGAAAACCAGTCTCGCCGATAAGGTTGAACGTTTAGGCGCGGTTATCTTCCACGCGAAGCTCGGTTCACTCTTGGATAAAGCCGATCGGCTTAAAGCGTTAGTTCAGTTCATTGGTACAGAATTGCGAATCTCGGAAACAACCATCGGTCATGCAGAACGCGCAGCGTGGCTCTGTAAAGCAGATTTGACGACGCAAATGGTTATCGAATTCCCGTCATTGCAGGGGATTACCGGAAAATATTACGCACATAACAGTGGAGAAGCGGAACCTATTGCAACGGCTATTGCTGAGCATTACCAACCGCTCGGTGCTGATACGCCGCTACCTGAAACCGAAGTCGGTGCGCTTGTTGCAATCGCCGATAAGCTTGACACGATTGTCGGATACTTCGGTATAGAGGAACGTCCGACAGGTTCGCAAGACCCTTACTCCTTAAGACGCCATGCCCTTGGCACAATCCGAATCCTCCGAGATCGGGGGCTGCTGTTGTCTTTAGATATCGTTGTTGATAAAGTGATCTCCCTCTATACCGTTGAATTAGCCGATGATACACGAACGAGTGTCCTTAACTTCATCAAAGAACGCCTACGCGTTATTTTGCTACAGACCCATCAATATGCGCCAGATCTCGCCGATGCTGTCTTGGCGGTTGGTGCCGTTGACATCATTGATATTCTCAAACGCGCCAGCACGCTTGCCGAATTTCGCTTGACACCAAATTTTGAGGAAGTGTATAATGCACTCAATCGGGTACTGAGAATTTTACCGCCGGACGCGCCAGAAACTGTAGATGCCGCGCTCCTGCACGACAATGCTGAGAAGCAGTTGTTTGCCTGTATCACCGAAGCAGAACTCGGTTTCCAGCAAAGCATTCAGGAACGCGATTACGCGAAACTGCTGACGCAACTCGCTGCTTTACAACCCGCAATAGACACATTTTTTGACGATGTTTTGGTTATGGCGGAGGAGCCAACACTGCGCGCGAATCGATTGGCATTATTGAACCAGATCGGACGGAATATCTACGCTGTCGCGGACCTGACGAAACTCGTAATTGCTGGAAATTAA
- a CDS encoding PorV/PorQ family protein, with protein MRRIIYKLLFIPLLLLAVSSHATTNVGTAGAQFLKIGPGARVDSLGGAFGALANDVTSIYWNPAGISQLEKTSFSDTHTVWLADVRYNYLAFATPIKNIGTLGASVTFLNVPDTEITTLAKPDGTGLWYSAWDTAVSLAYARQLYEQESGVKLSFGINAKYIHQQIHRESAKGVAIDVGTLYHTGWRSLRIGMCFSNFGPEMRFGGPDLESGAEVAGDPRIGSYRPFPDTTNPARKAELETIEFPLPSNFRLGLAYDIVDSGSNLLTLALDANHPNDNSERVNIGMEYWYRKMAAIRGGYKFRLGENRVDDEEGLTLGLGIHLNLGRRVLSLDYAYADFGRLQQVHRVSMGLQF; from the coding sequence ATGCGACGTATAATTTATAAGTTATTATTCATACCTCTTTTACTGTTGGCTGTTTCCAGTCATGCCACAACCAATGTTGGCACGGCGGGTGCCCAGTTTCTGAAGATCGGTCCTGGCGCACGGGTAGACAGTCTTGGGGGTGCGTTTGGCGCACTCGCTAACGACGTAACCAGTATCTACTGGAACCCAGCTGGGATAAGTCAACTCGAAAAAACCAGTTTCTCGGACACACATACCGTCTGGCTTGCCGATGTCCGTTATAACTATCTCGCCTTCGCAACGCCGATAAAAAATATCGGTACCTTGGGCGCGAGTGTCACATTCCTCAATGTCCCTGATACGGAGATTACCACGCTGGCGAAGCCTGATGGCACAGGACTCTGGTATTCCGCATGGGATACAGCCGTCTCCTTGGCGTATGCACGACAACTTTACGAACAGGAATCCGGCGTTAAATTATCTTTCGGTATTAATGCGAAATACATCCATCAGCAGATCCACCGTGAGAGTGCCAAAGGTGTTGCCATTGATGTCGGCACTTTGTACCATACCGGCTGGCGGAGTTTACGGATCGGAATGTGTTTCTCGAACTTTGGACCGGAGATGCGCTTCGGCGGTCCTGATTTGGAAAGCGGAGCAGAAGTTGCAGGGGACCCAAGGATAGGGAGTTACCGTCCGTTTCCAGACACGACGAATCCGGCAAGGAAAGCAGAATTAGAGACGATTGAGTTCCCGCTACCGTCCAATTTTCGACTCGGACTCGCCTATGACATTGTTGATTCTGGTAGCAATCTCCTCACCCTCGCACTCGATGCCAACCATCCCAACGACAACAGTGAGCGGGTGAACATCGGCATGGAGTACTGGTACAGAAAAATGGCGGCAATTCGTGGGGGTTACAAATTTCGATTGGGAGAAAACCGCGTGGACGATGAAGAGGGGCTTACACTCGGTTTGGGCATCCATTTGAACCTTGGTAGGAGAGTCCTTTCCCTCGATTATGCCTACGCTGACTTCGGACGCCTACAACAGGTACACCGAGTGAGTATGGGACTCCAATTTTAG
- a CDS encoding sulfatase codes for MTNTPNIVYLLADQIRACSLPVYGDTQIETPHIDRLAQEGTVFSNAIATAPVCTPYRSMMLTGRHPQTTGHLINFVRTRHDEIGLGDVFGRNGYRTAWVGKWHLHTGSFPEIGGRDYVPEGRDRLGFQHWRGYNFHTDYFNGTVNLDDWRNERWEGYETDALNRYAFQFMDDMEDDTPFCLFISPHQAHSTPYEFAPQEYYDRLPTELQLPENVPDSLKEQSLEIYRHYLAMTLTVDDMLGELMAYLERTGRVENTLLVFGSDHGTQGGGQGINFWAKREPYEESIKVPLMMRLPGVFEGNRTCDTLTSPVDLFPSLCGLCGIQPPRTVEGYDLSASWCAETNAFEQDAVLTMNFGSTYDYLIDGNEWRGIRTKTHSYARWLNGKRMLYDVAADPLQMNNLIDTPEARSLADEMENTLTNLMDARNDKLQPATSYTDWYDLQRRIVRNAHGPLGDPEDEPDWSLLK; via the coding sequence ATGACAAACACACCGAATATTGTTTATCTCCTGGCTGACCAGATCCGTGCGTGCTCGTTGCCAGTATATGGCGATACGCAGATCGAGACACCGCACATCGACCGACTCGCGCAGGAAGGCACCGTTTTTTCAAACGCAATCGCTACCGCGCCCGTCTGCACCCCCTACCGTTCTATGATGCTCACCGGACGGCATCCACAGACAACTGGGCATCTCATTAATTTCGTCAGAACCCGGCACGACGAAATCGGACTCGGTGACGTTTTCGGCAGAAACGGTTATCGGACGGCGTGGGTCGGTAAATGGCATCTCCACACGGGTTCATTCCCCGAAATCGGCGGACGTGATTACGTCCCCGAAGGACGTGATCGTCTCGGATTCCAACACTGGCGCGGCTACAACTTCCACACCGACTATTTCAATGGAACGGTGAACCTTGACGATTGGCGGAACGAAAGATGGGAAGGCTACGAAACCGATGCGCTGAACCGATACGCCTTCCAGTTCATGGATGATATGGAAGACGATACGCCGTTCTGTCTGTTTATCTCTCCACATCAAGCACACTCTACACCTTACGAATTTGCACCGCAGGAATACTATGACCGACTACCTACAGAACTCCAACTCCCGGAAAATGTTCCCGATTCGCTCAAAGAACAATCGTTAGAAATTTATCGGCATTATCTCGCCATGACGCTAACGGTCGACGATATGCTCGGCGAACTGATGGCGTATCTTGAAAGAACGGGACGTGTCGAAAACACACTGCTCGTCTTCGGATCCGACCATGGAACGCAGGGCGGCGGACAGGGCATTAATTTCTGGGCGAAGCGGGAGCCTTACGAAGAATCCATCAAGGTGCCACTGATGATGCGTCTGCCCGGTGTTTTCGAGGGAAATCGAACCTGTGACACACTTACCTCCCCCGTTGATCTGTTTCCATCGCTTTGTGGGTTATGTGGCATTCAACCTCCCCGAACCGTTGAAGGCTACGACTTATCCGCCTCCTGGTGTGCTGAAACTAATGCCTTTGAACAGGATGCCGTTTTGACGATGAACTTCGGATCGACCTACGATTACCTCATTGATGGTAACGAGTGGCGCGGCATCCGCACAAAAACGCATAGTTATGCACGCTGGCTGAATGGTAAACGGATGCTGTATGACGTGGCGGCGGACCCGCTTCAGATGAACAATCTGATTGACACACCCGAAGCGAGATCGTTAGCCGACGAAATGGAGAACACCCTTACAAACCTGATGGATGCTCGGAACGACAAACTCCAGCCCGCGACGAGTTACACGGATTGGTACGACCTACAACGTCGTATTGTGCGTAACGCCCACGGTCCCCTCGGCGACCCAGAAGACGAACCCGATTGGTCGCTTTTAAAATGA
- a CDS encoding retroviral-like aspartic protease family protein yields MGHISFNPTAKSIFLRLRINSINADATRDILVALDTGASITMIPPEVATDLGYDLSNPNEQMITASGVVLIKRITVPKLTAIGETVENIDVVCQDLPEGSIIAGLLCLNFLRRFDLNISFSTGTIELRPH; encoded by the coding sequence ATGGGACATATCTCTTTTAACCCTACAGCTAAGTCAATTTTTCTTCGCCTCAGAATCAACAGCATCAATGCCGATGCCACTCGCGATATCCTTGTAGCGCTGGATACAGGTGCCTCAATTACCATGATTCCGCCGGAAGTAGCCACGGACTTGGGATATGACCTCTCAAACCCAAATGAACAGATGATCACCGCCAGCGGGGTTGTCTTGATAAAACGTATCACTGTACCTAAACTGACAGCAATTGGAGAAACAGTTGAGAATATTGATGTTGTGTGTCAAGATTTGCCAGAGGGTTCAATAATAGCAGGACTGTTATGTCTGAATTTTCTGAGGCGTTTTGATCTCAATATTTCATTCTCGACAGGAACTATTGAACTCCGCCCACACTAA